One Mytilus trossulus isolate FHL-02 chromosome 5, PNRI_Mtr1.1.1.hap1, whole genome shotgun sequence DNA segment encodes these proteins:
- the LOC134719313 gene encoding uncharacterized protein LOC134719313 codes for MMVVAVSIYCWKKRNKRQERATNLDCTQQLLETLVQDAQQEIIPMNIREQTQNTIKDWRRKDKMFVDTKASDYVIECLQKNSCVTLTAPSGVGKSFICRHIALDLEKKGYTIIPVEVPTDIKTYYQPGKQTVFIVDDMCGNFTASQQQIDTWKQLLPVINTIITDTCCKIIASCRLQVYQDDKFNILSPFKSCECNLVSDELGLTSVEKTKIAKTYIGTNIKYIDDVSYNCDFFPLLCSLYNEEKYGDVKEYFKNPFDVYKSELDILCEHGDDGNYKTCSLALCVLFNNRLPEIWFQNKVKDTQRHIIEDACEACGINRSTSKTKLKKELDSLVGTYICKLNGSYSTVHDKLFDFLVHYFGQKMIECLIDHGDSRLVHERFSWKKSPDDKTSNIDFIIEIPDDYLESYFQRFIKDWSAGKVAVVFNNNNMKVSSFRQRLIQYLQQLDQQQVKLANTKDTVRPKKSPASGSTPLILICYDGYTDMVQWLLCNDVNVDQCRDDGVSGLMMASQQGYTYIVKLLLERNPDVNLCKKDGYSPLIQASYEGHTDIVQLLLERNPDVNLCDNDGRNPLIQASACGHTDIVKLLLERNSDVNLCNKDGLSPLITASACGHTDIVKLLLERNADVNLCNKNSFSPLIHASDGGHTDIVKLLLERNADVNLCNKDGWSPLLHASDGGHTDIVKLLLEMNPNVNLCNKDGTSPLVQASQNGHTVIVKLLLERNPDVNLCNKDGFSPLIKASICGHTDIVRLLLERNHVPCDNTPLSTSYVYNNISISNSPSLVQPIMKHKPDINAQTYVGGNALYFSALFEHIEITQLLLEKNADSNICIYSKQYIAEMMKNHPTGTLEKLEQNLFDTLVKSTSPRVTEYVSKKSVDYAFDVVAGSSPLHIACFMGRTDIVRSLVDYKSNINMNKEDGTTPLFYACEVGHKDIVLLLLDKGADTQICRIDDITPLGIATENKHKCVVVIVKEHMHKTKPLL; via the exons ATGATGGTTGTTGCAGTTTCTATTTACTgctggaaaaaaagaaacaaaagacaaG aaaGAGCTACTAATTTAGATTGTACACAACAGTTACTGGAAACACTTGTACAAGATGCGCAGCAAGAAATTATCCCAATGAACATAAGAG AACAGACACAAAATACAATTAAAGACTGGCGCAGAAAAGATAAGATGTTTGTTGATACAAAAGCAAGTGATTATGTCATAGAATGTTTACAGAAAAACAGTTGTGTAACATTAACTGCCCCATCCGGAGTTGGGAAATCTTTTATCTGTAGACATATAGCGCTTGATTTAGAGAAGAAAGGATATACTATTATACCAGTGGAGGTACCAACAGACATAAAGACTTATTATCAACCCGGTAAACAGACAGTTTTCATTGTTGATGATATGTGTGGAAATTTTACGGCCAGTCAACAACAGATTGATACCTGGAAACAATTGTTACCTGTGATTAACACAATAATTACAGACACATGTTGTAAGATTATTGCATCATGTAGGTTACAAGTCTATCAAGATGATAAGTTTAATATATTATCACCTTTTAAATCCTGTGAATGTAATTTAGTATCAGATGAGTTAGGTCTTACGTCTGTGGAAAAAACAAAGATAGCAAAAACCTATATTGGtactaatataaaatatattgatgatgtttctTACAACTGTGATTTCTTTCCACTCTTATGTTCCTTatataatgaagaaaaatacGGAGATGTTAAAGAATACTTCAAAAATCCTTTTGATGTCTATAAAAGTGAGCTAGACATATTGTGTGAGCATGGTGATGACGGGAACTATAAAACGTGTAGTCTTGCTTTATGTGTTCTCTTTAATAATCGTCTACCAGAAATATGGTTCCAGAATAAAGTGAAAGATACACAACGACATATCATAGAAGACGCTTGTGAGGCTTGTGGAATCAACAGAAGTACATCCaagacaaaattaaagaaagaacTTGATAGTCTAGTTGGTACATATATTTGTAAACTTAACGGTAGCTATAGCACTGTACATGATAAATTGTTTGACTTCCTTGTCCATTACTTTGGTCAGAAAATGATAGAATGTTTAATAGACCATGGTGATAGTAGATTAGTACATGAACGTTTTAGTTGGAAGAAATCACCAGATGACAAGACAAGTAACATAGATTTCATAATTGAAATACCAGATGATTATTTAGAATCGTATTTCCAAAGGTTTATCAAGGACTGGTCAGCAGGAAAGGTTGCAGTTGTGTTCAATAACAATAACATGAAAGTGTCATCATTTAGACAACGGTTAATACAGTACTTGCAACAACTTGATCAGCAGCAGGTTAAATTAGCTAATACCAAGGATACAGTGAGACCAAAGAAGAGCCCTGCTTCAGGTTCTACTCCACTGATATTGATTTGTTATGATGGTTATACTGATATGGTACAGTGGTTGTTATGTAATGATGTGAATGTGGATCAGTGTAGAGATGATGGGGTAAGTGGACTGATGATGGCAAGTCAGCAAGGATATACTTATATAGTAAAGTTACTGTTAGAGAGAAATCCTGATGTTAATCTATGTAAGAAGGATGGCTACAGTCCTCTGATACAGGCTAGTTATGAAGGACATACTGATATAGTACAGTTACTGTTAGAGAGAAATCCTGATGTTAATCTATGTGACAATGATGGCCGGAATCCACTGATACAGGCAAGTGCGTGTGGACATACTGACATAGTAAAGTTACTATTAGAGAGGAATTCTGATGTTAATCTATGTAACAAGGATGGATTGAGTCCTCTGATAACGGCAAGTGCGTGTGGACATACTGACATAGTAAAGTTACTACTAGAGAGGAATGCTGATGTTAATCTATGTAACAAGAATAGCTTTAGTCCTCTGATACATGCAAGTGATGGAGGACATACTGATATAGTAAAGTTactgttagaaagaaatgctgATGTTAATCTATGTAACAAGGATGGCTGGAGTCCTCTGTTACATGCAAGTGATGGAGGACATACTGATATAGTAAAGTTACTGTTAGAGATGAATCCTAATGTTAATCTATGTAACAAGGATGGCACGAGTCCTCTGGTACAGGCTAGTCAAAACGGACATACCGTTATAGTAAAGTTACTGTTAGAGAGGAATCCTGATGTTAATCTATGTAACAAGGATGGCTTCAGTCCTCTGATAAAGGCAAGTATATGTGGACATACTGACATAGTTAGATTACTACTAGAGAGGAATCATGTTCCATGTGACAATACACCACTGAGTACGTCATATGTTTATAATAACATCAGTATCAGTAACAGTCCTAGTCTTGTCCAGccaataatgaaacataaaccaGACATTAATGCCCAGACATATGTTGGAGGTAATGCTTTATATTTCAGTGCACTGTTTGAACACATTGAGATAACACAGTTACTCTTAGAGAAGAATGCTGACTCTAATATCTGTATCTATAGTAAACAGTATATAGCAGAAATGATGAAAAATCATCCAACTGGAACTTTAGAAAAATTAGAACAAAACTTATTCGATACCCTTGTAAAGAGTACATCACCACGTGTAACAGAATACGTCAGTAAGAAGTCAGTAGATTATGCATTTGATGTAGTAGCTGGTTCCTCTCCATTACACATAGCCTGTTTTATGGGTAGGACAGATATAGTCCGTTCCCTTGTAGACTATAAATCTaacataaatatgaataaagaaGATGGAacaacaccattattttatgcATGTGAAGTAGGACATAAGGATATTGTACTTTTATTGTTAGATAAAGGAGCAGACACACAAATATGTAGAATAGATGATATAACACCTTTAGGCattgcaacagaaaataaacataaatgtgTAGTAGTGATTGTAAAAGAACACATGCATAAGACAAAACCACTTCTTTAA